TGGCTGCCAATGCAAAAAGCTATGTTTTTGATTACGGCAATATAGCTCCGCAAAGTGTCGGTGCTATTCAGAGGGCCTTATTGGTGATAGAGGATCAGGGCGGAGATAAGTTCTTCGGAGAACCTGCTCTTGATATAAAAGATTGGATGAAGACGGATAGCAGCGGTCGTGGATATATCAATGTACTGGACTGTGTCAAACTTTTCCACTCTCCCGCACTCTATTCAACCTTCTTACTCTGGATGCTCTCTGAGCTTTACGAAACATTGCCAGAGATAGGAGACCAAGAAGCGCCAAAGATGATCTTTTTCTTTGATGAAGCACACTTGCTCTTTGACGATATTCCAAAAATTCTTCTCAACAAAATTGAACAAGTTGTAAGACTTATTCGCTCCAAAGGCGTAGGAGTATATTTCATTACTCAGAATCCGAAAGATATTCCGGATAATATCGCGGGACAGCTCGGCAATAGGGTGCAGCATGCACTTAGAGCTTATTCACCGGCAGAACAAAAAGTCATCCGTGCTGCTGCAGATTCATTCCGCACCAATCCTAGTTTTAACACGGCTGAAGCCATATCAAATCTTACAACCGGTGAAGCTCTTGTCTCATTTCTTCAGGAGGACGGGAGTCCTGCTGTTGTGGAGAGAGCTTTTATCTTACCCCCTCAGAGTTTGATGGGTGAGATCGATGATTTCACTCGCAAACAAGCAATCTCTTCCAGCGAATTCAATGCTAAATATGATGAAATGATAGATAGAGAATCAGCTTATGAACTCTTACAGCTGAAGTATGAGAGAGAAAACATGGAAAAAACGGAGAGAGAGATGCTGGAAAAACGTCGTAAAGAGGAAGAGGCTCAGCAGAAAATTTTACAAAAAGAAGCTGAGGCAAAAGAAAAAGAAAGAATTAGACTAGAAAAATCAATACGCAAAACATTTTACGGCACGACTACAACAAGCAAAACAAAGACTCCTATAGAACGTTTGGCAGATAACGCTATAGGTACGATTGGCCGTCAGGTAGGGAACCAGCTATTTAGAAGCATACTCGGCTCTATGCTTAAGCCCACAGGCAAAAAGTAATCCTTGCATTAAATACTTCGCTTTTTCTGTTTTGGGAGGCATTATATAGTGAGAGAAAAGGGAATTGAGGTTTTTGTAGATTCGATAAATGACGGAGTATGCCGACTTCTCATAGGGGTACAATCGGCAGCTGTAGATATGCCCTTAAATCTTTTACCAAAAGATGCCAGAGAGGGATCTAGATACTTATTAAAATTTACGGATTTACCGTACAATTATGATTCAAACAGACAAGAGATAGACAAGCTTCTTAGCAGCTTCCATGATGAATTCATGGCACAAAAAAGAGGCGAGCAAGATAAAATGGAGAATTAAAAAGAAAAAGTTGCATACTTAAAAGCTAGATTCATAATATTAAAGACGCCCTTGCCAACTCTAGTTGTAAGGGCGCTTTTTTGATAAAAATTTATCTTTAGGAGAATTAATAAGCTCTGCTACAGGGGCCTTCCTCATAATTTATGATTTCTCCGTTTAACAAGCTCGAAGTAAAATCGACTAATCTTTTCGCTGCAACGGACGGACTTCATAAGGTGGTAGTGGTCAGAAGGGCATTATTTCCATACTTTTTTCTTAGTTCTTCATTTTTAAGCAGTTTTTCGACATTAAAATAAAGATCTTCTATATCATCATTGCTGTAGATTAATCCGTTTTCTTCATGATTAATGAGGAAAGGAACCGAGCCTATTGTTTTGCTTCCCACAACAGCACAACCGCTTTTCATGGACTCGTTTAACACCGCTCCCCATCCCTCTTGCCTATCACTTGTAAAGAGAAAGATGTTCGCTTTTTCCATCTCTTCTCTAACTTGCAAAGGAGAAAGCGTTCCCAAAAAAGTGATTTTTTTCAGTTAGATGCAATTTATTGGCCAAATTATTAATTTTTCTGAACATTGGGCCATTGCCTATCATTTTTAATCTGCAGTCATAACCGTTTTCTAACAGCTTTTTTAATAAAAGAATTGCTTTTTCAGGATGTTTAAAGTAGAGAAATCTGCCGCTCCAAAGCAGTGTGACAGTCTCTTTCTCTTTTTTTCCGTAAAGCTCTTCAAAATCAGGCCTTTTTGTGTCAGTAAAATATCCCCACTTATAAGTCTTGCCGGGGTAAGCCCCAATTATTGCAGCATCTTTCGCAGCATAAGCTCCGGCACAGAGCAGATAAACATTTTTGTTTCTATATATCGTGTGCTTCATTAACATCTTTGCATAACGAATGGGGTTCGCAGCGCTCTTTTTAAAAAATCTTTCCCAATACATAAATGTCAATCGATTTTGTTTGACTCTCTCTTTAACGAAAGTCGTGGGTGCTGATCCAACTATAACAACATCGCTTGATAGCCCCAGATCTAAAGCATCTATGTAGTTTTTTTGTTTTCATAACTTCTTATTTCATATGGGTATGGATCCGGTCGCCACAAATTTATAGCCGT
The window above is part of the Synergistaceae bacterium genome. Proteins encoded here:
- a CDS encoding glycosyltransferase, which produces MYWERFFKKSAANPIRYAKMLMKHTIYRNKNVYLLCAGAYAAKDAAIIGAYPGKTYKWGYFTDTKRPDFEELYGKKEKETVTLLWSGRFLYFKHPEKAILLLKKLLENGYDCRLKMIGNGPMFRKINNLANKLHLTEKNHFFGNAFSFAS
- a CDS encoding glycosyltransferase family 4 protein, giving the protein MQVREEMEKANIFLFTSDRQEGWGAVLNESMKSGCAVVGSKTIGSVPFLINHEENGLIYSNDDIEDLYFNVEKLLKNEELRKKYGNNALLTTTTL
- a CDS encoding DUF853 family protein, with translation MYVDQKLLIAKSDKPIYILPKMANRHGIISGATGTGKTITLKVLAESFSDLGVPVFLSDIKGDLAGMCQPGLNSEGMQKRVAKFGLDEKGWTYKNYPTRFWDIFGEKGHPVRTTISDMGPLLLSRLLGLNDTQAGVLNIVFRVADDKGMLLLDLKDLRAMLSFVAANAKSYVFDYGNIAPQSVGAIQRALLVIEDQGGDKFFGEPALDIKDWMKTDSSGRGYINVLDCVKLFHSPALYSTFLLWMLSELYETLPEIGDQEAPKMIFFFDEAHLLFDDIPKILLNKIEQVVRLIRSKGVGVYFITQNPKDIPDNIAGQLGNRVQHALRAYSPAEQKVIRAAADSFRTNPSFNTAEAISNLTTGEALVSFLQEDGSPAVVERAFILPPQSLMGEIDDFTRKQAISSSEFNAKYDEMIDRESAYELLQLKYERENMEKTEREMLEKRRKEEEAQQKILQKEAEAKEKERIRLEKSIRKTFYGTTTTSKTKTPIERLADNAIGTIGRQVGNQLFRSILGSMLKPTGKK